The genome window AGGAAGTGGTCGCTGGCCAGGACCCGAATGTAGGATAGGATCGAATCGCCGTTGACCACCTCGGCTCTTGAAGCGACCAGGCCCGTGTGGGCCACCGCCAGCGCGGCCACGGCCATGAGAACGCGGACGCAACCTCGCCTCATCTCCACTCCTCCTCCGTCCTATGCCTTTGGTCCGAATTCACTCGGTGAGAAACCGAATCACCCGTTCAATCGCCCGTTGACAAACGGGGCAGAAGTCCGTCAGGCTCTTGGAGAACATCCGGCAGTCGAGGTAGGGGCGGTAAAGTCCCGTGGAGGTGTACCCTGCGCCCTCGTACGCGCCCACCTTGCCCCAGTAGGTCTGGTTGCGAAGAAGCTGCGTCATTTCCGACTCTAATCGAACCAGGCTATCGGAGGGCACCCCTCGCGCGACGAGGGACGCACGAAGGGCAGCCAGGCTGTCGTACCGGGCCTTCTCCCACGGGGTGGGAAGAGGGACGTTGGGATCCACAAGGTCCTTCCATTTCAGAGAGCTCGGCTGAAGAAGGGCGGTCAGATTGGGCTCCCAGGGCTCCACACCCCTCGGGTAGAAATCGACGTAGGACACGCTGGAGCTGTAGTACTCATCGCCGAGCCCGGCAAACGCGTGACCGAACTCGTGCACGAACACGTAGTCGGCCCACCATTTTTCCGCCGGCCTCTCCGTCCCGGAGTAACACACCGAGTAGAGATTGAAGATACCTCCGCCGCCGTAGCGCTCGGAGTTGACGATAAGGTAGAGCTGATCGTAGGGGGCCATGGCCGCGATGTCCCGGACGACCTTGTTTTCGAGCGTGAGGACGTATCGCGGAGTGCCGAAGGTGTTGTAGCTACAGCCCAGCGCATTGCGGCGCCAGACTCCTCGGTCCGGCTCATCGATTCCGCTGTCCTCCGAGACGACCTCGATCGTCCATACGTTAAAGTCAGAACGATGCTCTTTGAAGGGGCTCATCCGAAAGAGCTCGCCCACAAATCGTCCCACATCTTTGCGAAACTTGCTCATCTCGGAGGCCGTATAGCCGTCCCCGAGGATCAGAACATCGACCTTTCGCTCCGGATTCCCATCGCCCAGGATCCTGCGCACTGCAAACGGGTACCGGGCTGGCTCCGCCCGAACGCTGGTCCGGGAAAGATCCAGCTCCAGCCAGAAGAGGTCCCGGAAGGCATTCTGGGCGCGCGGATCTTCCACCCGCTTGGCGATGACCAGCTGGACGGGGCGTCGGGGGAAGGGAACGAGAACCGATTCGTGGAAAGTCCGGGCGATTCCCGACCGGGCCTCGTCCGTAGTCTCCCATTCCCCAAAGATGCTGCAGAAACCCCGGCTGTAAATCAGCTGGTTGGTCGAAAGATCGAAGAGCTTCACCAGGTACTTGCCCAGGTTCAAGGTGTCCACCAGGTTGGTACGGCTCCCTGCCCACAGGGGTTGTTCCACCAGCTGATCAAGGGCAAAGACCTCCTGGCCCCGCATTCCCGTGTGGTACAGGTCCACGCGGAGCGTCTTGGGTAGGAAATAGCGAGAAAACTCCGGTCCCGTTCCCGCACGTCCGATCACCGCGGCCAGAACGAGAGCCACCGTTAGGCTCCACCTACGAGCCATTTTTCCCTCCCAGCTCTCCTTGCCCAGTCTATTGCTTTCTTCGTCCGAGACGCCACGCTGACCCGGGGCCCCTTCGGCCAACCAGCAGGAGACGGCAGCCTGCCGGGAACCTCTCAGTACCAGCAGAGCCGTTGGTACTCGTCCAGCATGGCCATGAAGTTCTCGTAGCGAGTTCCTACCGCGATGGAGTGGCTGGATCCCAGGATAAATCGGCCTCCCTCCTTGGCACACGCCATCGCCCTGCGGACGTCGCGCCTCACATCCTCTGGGGTGCCGTTCACCAGATTCTCCACCGCGACACCACCCCAGAGGGTGACGCGATCGCCAATCCGCTTCTTGACCTCGCACAGGTCCATCCCCGCTGTGGGCTGGATGGACTGGTACACGTCGTAGCCGATTTCGAGGAACAGGTCGAGAAGGGAATCGACCCTGCCGCAGCAGTGCTTGACGACCTTCTTTCCGTAGTGCTCACGGATATGGCGGACCCGCTCCCGATTGGCCTCGAGAAAGAACTCGCGGAACATGGCCGGGCTAATAAAGGGGCCCGTCTTGTGGCCGAAGTCGGCTGCCCAAAGAACCGCATCGCTATCGGGATGAATGAGCACCGCGTCTGCCTGATTCTGCTGCTCGAGGAAAAACCGGGTTGCGGCCTTCACCACTTCAGGCTCTTCAACGAGGCGGACCAAGCCGCGCTCCATCCCTCCGAGCAGCACAATCCCGATCTCCCCTCCCGAAGGGCCACAGATGAACTTTTCGTCCTTGAAGCGCTGAATAACGGCGTCCAGGATCTTCCAGGAGCGCGGGTCACGGGCGACGGGATGCGGCGGGCCGCTGAACTCCTCAATCGAGTAACGCCGCTTTTCCTCGACCGGGTCGTAGACGCAGGTGATGTCGTGGGTGATTTCCGAAAGCTTGTAGATCCTCCCGTACCGGTCCTCCCAGGTATTGGCGTCCAGCCGGCGAGGCGGAGGATCGTCGGACTCTGGCGGGATCTCCCACGTGGCCATGGGAAAGGTAACGATGTCCAGGTCGAGCCTCTCGTGGAGGGCGATGTGGTCCTCCACGTAGCTCTGGGCGACCTCGTCGTGGCGTCCCTCCCAGAAAGCGATTTGCGACCTGGCCTTAGCCCGGAGGTAGGTCTCGTGCCCGAGGATCTTCTCCACCGTGTCGAAGTCGATCGCGAACTCCCCGATCGGCACACGATCGGGGATCCGGCCCTCGATTGTGGCCCAGACACGTTCCTTGGACGTCATCCGCCTTCTCGCAGCGACCCTTTGGGCGATCTACTGCTTCGATCGGACTACGCGCACACGCCGAATCTACACTTCTTCCTCTCAAATCCCACCGGAAATTGAGCCCCGTCGGGCCGAAGGCAGGAAACTGGGGAGTCGCGTCGTCGTGGACCGGATCCCGGAGGCCCGGAAAAAAAGGCGCAGAGATGCCTTCCCTCACCTCCGGGTCAGGGCGATGTCCCCCATCTGGGCCTTGCGAGAAGCGATTCGAACTTCGCCCGGGCTCCGGCTGGCGCCTCCTGTTGACCCGCACGCTCTGCGCCGGAGCAGGAAACGCCAGCGGCCCTTGTGCTGTCCCTGGCCTGCCTCACGCTCGGGGCGCAGGCCGGGCGATCTCCACCAGCTCGATCTCGAAGGTGAGGTCCTTTCCCGCCAGGGGGTGGTTCGCGTCCAGGATAACCCCATCGTCGTCGATCTCGGCAACCACCACGATCAGGGACTGGCCGTTGCTCTGCACCATCTCCAGCTGCTGCCCCACGTAGGGCTTGAGGTCAGGGGGGAACTGCTCCCGGGCGACGTGCAGCATCAGTTCTTC of candidate division KSB1 bacterium contains these proteins:
- a CDS encoding IgA Peptidase M64; the protein is MARRWSLTVALVLAAVIGRAGTGPEFSRYFLPKTLRVDLYHTGMRGQEVFALDQLVEQPLWAGSRTNLVDTLNLGKYLVKLFDLSTNQLIYSRGFCSIFGEWETTDEARSGIARTFHESVLVPFPRRPVQLVIAKRVEDPRAQNAFRDLFWLELDLSRTSVRAEPARYPFAVRRILGDGNPERKVDVLILGDGYTASEMSKFRKDVGRFVGELFRMSPFKEHRSDFNVWTIEVVSEDSGIDEPDRGVWRRNALGCSYNTFGTPRYVLTLENKVVRDIAAMAPYDQLYLIVNSERYGGGGIFNLYSVCYSGTERPAEKWWADYVFVHEFGHAFAGLGDEYYSSSVSYVDFYPRGVEPWEPNLTALLQPSSLKWKDLVDPNVPLPTPWEKARYDSLAALRASLVARGVPSDSLVRLESEMTQLLRNQTYWGKVGAYEGAGYTSTGLYRPYLDCRMFSKSLTDFCPVCQRAIERVIRFLTE
- a CDS encoding peptidylprolyl isomerase; translated protein: MQAQEGDVVRVHYVGKLDDGTVFDSSRDREPIEFVIGGGEIIPAFEEAVVGMQEGEKKTILIPSDQAYGPRREELMLHVAREQFPPDLKPYVGQQLEMVQSNGQSLIVVVAEIDDDGVILDANHPLAGKDLTFEIELVEIARPAPRA